A part of Sulfurifustis variabilis genomic DNA contains:
- a CDS encoding EF-hand domain-containing protein has translation MKPALPALAILALSAAPFAALAAEDPARSPAPPEQTGVPQNLPPGGTETRGSGGTAEGVIPEMPAFSMVDANNSGYVEQDEAATVEEVDFLAADSDKDGRLTRSEYEAALKGAGMKKKGEATTR, from the coding sequence ATGAAACCAGCCCTACCTGCTCTCGCAATACTTGCCCTTTCCGCCGCCCCCTTCGCGGCGCTCGCCGCGGAGGATCCGGCTCGCTCCCCGGCGCCCCCGGAGCAGACGGGCGTGCCGCAGAACCTCCCGCCGGGCGGCACCGAGACGCGCGGCAGCGGCGGTACGGCCGAAGGCGTCATCCCGGAAATGCCGGCCTTCAGCATGGTGGACGCCAACAACAGCGGCTATGTGGAGCAGGACGAAGCGGCGACCGTGGAAGAGGTCGATTTTCTTGCCGCCGACAGCGACAAGGACGGCAGGCTCACGCGCTCCGAGTACGAAGCCGCGCTGAAAGGCGCCGGCATGAAAAAGAAAGGAGAAGCCACGACGCGCTGA
- a CDS encoding SDR family oxidoreductase, with protein MAAQAVLVTGGTRGIGYATAQAFLAQGAHVAICGTNPESLRAAEHALEVLAVRADVRDPQQVQSFVEQARKRFGRVDVLVNNAGVAWSGDFADEAYESIARQIDVNVKGVLYTARAVLPYMLEQGAGVIINIASGAGLTAFAGITTYSATKFAVVGFTEALDQEVRDRGIRVYGVCPGRVATDMQQAYAGRKIGMPPEQVAKRIAELAGPKPRARTGSCVTLG; from the coding sequence ATGGCGGCGCAGGCCGTACTCGTCACGGGTGGCACGCGCGGCATCGGCTACGCCACGGCGCAGGCCTTTCTCGCGCAGGGCGCGCACGTCGCGATCTGCGGGACGAACCCGGAAAGCCTCAGGGCAGCCGAGCACGCGCTCGAAGTCCTCGCCGTCCGGGCCGACGTGCGGGACCCGCAGCAGGTCCAGTCCTTCGTCGAGCAGGCCCGAAAGCGTTTCGGTCGCGTCGACGTGCTCGTCAACAACGCCGGCGTCGCCTGGTCCGGCGACTTCGCCGATGAGGCTTACGAGAGCATCGCCCGCCAGATCGACGTGAACGTGAAGGGCGTGCTCTACACGGCGCGCGCCGTTTTGCCGTACATGCTCGAGCAGGGCGCCGGCGTCATCATCAACATCGCCTCCGGCGCTGGATTGACCGCTTTTGCCGGCATCACGACCTACTCGGCAACCAAATTCGCCGTCGTCGGCTTCACCGAGGCGCTCGACCAGGAAGTCCGCGACCGCGGCATCCGCGTCTACGGCGTTTGCCCCGGCCGCGTCGCGACCGACATGCAGCAGGCCTACGCCGGCCGCAAAATCGGCATGCCGCCGGAACAGGTGGCGAAACGAATCGCGGAGCTCGCCGGCCCGAAGCCACGTGCGCGAACGGGAAGCTGTGTCACTCTCGGTTGA
- a CDS encoding transglutaminase domain-containing protein, with protein sequence MLTNLRRRHFFLRATALAVAFAFLNLYLQPLALAANLPDSPETQTPREPTNEEKLSKNLETIEARLGTLEAKLARGEDASAEKQALQAARQELDALDTQALADFAAIEARLKEKNLPEVILNRHYEAVNQYKQEMAVLKANLDELDAEPTDEGKKPKAQKAREHLKAKQKKRGPKTRFDPNDMPNKSLEADPNNKPKLTPEEFTRAGLHSNPYVKLAAHGTYTFDRLAGASDPAYLTATTEVVLSPAILAKAEELQHNPVAIYNWVRNNVEWVPSWGATQDAEVTLGSRRGNSLDIASLTIALLRASGIPARYVHGTIEVPEDNFRSWAGGFSNVTAAANFASSGGIPITGITTGGRITKVQMEHIWVEAAMDFRPSRGAVNRSADTWVPLDPSYKATTLSDGLDVAAIAEIEPADMFESFLASGTTNEEEAWVSQLNPASLSDTQEQADQALGSYLTTLPTATVGTVMGVREITTDVRTVLTQSLPYALRVIGARYGSLPETLQNQMTLALGVDILGDLVDSVTFPWARVNNHKVTFYFRPATTADEETLLSLIPEDATELSDLPASIPSYLVYVEPILAVDGQTVVQGTAIRLGEEVPLVYSTTHRGTNGSMVRQYSVIAGSYLNITITGGSISRLKVENVEQKLAEARSILSSGDSDGFALLSGDNLLGDLFFAAGLSYWAQYLTQSHLVSVAERARHGLPMGFGSIGYEPHVRTFFGFPRAIERGTMSVNVYLAWIIQHADGDNSKRLSLGLQTGLLSSALEHVVPETALSTPERVVQGISAAKALAIAQAQGQRIYYLTPQNQASTLPNLALDAYSMSDIQSALAAGKEVLAHTNQISINGWGGAGYVLFDPVSGGGTYRITGGLNGGDLPWGDWAWDLAGASMDIYKLFERLRRTPPRLELTAAVIQATDKLIDGLVKGTVRVAKVQAIEHGNLTRSCLTETQAASLKSALSAIHSLSWVNRIPGISAPGAGYATRLGQYIAYMYVLFTMIHFMNLNDALEECPQTP encoded by the coding sequence TTGCTGACCAATCTTCGCCGTCGTCATTTTTTTCTGCGAGCAACGGCACTCGCCGTCGCCTTCGCTTTCCTCAATCTCTATCTCCAGCCTCTCGCGCTTGCCGCGAATCTTCCGGACTCACCCGAGACGCAAACGCCTCGCGAGCCGACCAACGAAGAGAAGCTGAGCAAGAACCTCGAGACGATTGAGGCTCGCCTGGGCACGCTTGAGGCGAAGCTCGCCCGGGGCGAGGATGCGAGCGCCGAAAAGCAGGCCTTGCAGGCAGCGCGCCAGGAGCTCGACGCGCTCGACACGCAGGCGCTCGCGGACTTCGCCGCCATAGAGGCGCGCCTGAAAGAGAAAAATCTCCCCGAGGTGATCCTGAACCGCCACTACGAAGCGGTGAACCAGTACAAGCAGGAAATGGCCGTGCTCAAGGCCAACCTCGACGAGCTCGACGCCGAGCCGACCGACGAGGGAAAGAAGCCCAAGGCACAGAAGGCCAGGGAGCATCTGAAGGCCAAGCAGAAGAAGAGGGGTCCAAAGACCAGGTTCGACCCGAACGACATGCCCAACAAGAGTCTCGAGGCCGACCCGAACAACAAGCCCAAGCTGACACCCGAGGAATTCACTCGTGCCGGGCTGCACAGCAACCCTTACGTCAAACTCGCCGCCCACGGCACTTACACTTTTGATCGACTCGCCGGTGCGAGTGACCCGGCCTACCTCACTGCGACGACAGAAGTTGTGCTTTCACCGGCCATCCTGGCCAAGGCGGAGGAGCTGCAGCACAACCCCGTCGCGATCTACAACTGGGTGCGCAATAACGTCGAGTGGGTACCGAGTTGGGGCGCAACACAAGATGCGGAGGTGACACTGGGTAGCCGCCGAGGGAATAGCTTGGACATCGCATCTCTTACGATCGCACTCCTTCGCGCGTCCGGCATCCCCGCCAGGTATGTGCACGGGACCATCGAAGTACCTGAAGACAATTTCAGGAGTTGGGCCGGTGGATTCAGCAATGTGACGGCGGCCGCAAACTTTGCATCCAGCGGTGGCATTCCCATAACCGGCATAACGACCGGGGGTCGGATCACTAAAGTGCAAATGGAGCACATCTGGGTCGAGGCAGCCATGGACTTCCGGCCGTCACGTGGTGCGGTCAACAGATCGGCTGATACCTGGGTCCCCTTGGATCCGAGCTACAAGGCCACGACGTTATCCGATGGTTTGGATGTCGCTGCGATTGCCGAAATAGAACCAGCCGACATGTTCGAGTCGTTTCTGGCTAGTGGAACTACGAACGAAGAAGAAGCATGGGTCTCACAACTGAATCCGGCATCTTTGTCCGATACTCAGGAGCAGGCAGACCAGGCTCTCGGTAGTTATTTGACGACTCTGCCGACAGCCACCGTGGGTACGGTGATGGGGGTGCGCGAGATCACAACGGATGTAAGAACGGTTCTGACCCAGTCACTTCCTTATGCCCTTAGGGTGATCGGTGCCCGGTACGGTTCGTTGCCAGAAACGCTGCAAAACCAGATGACGCTGGCACTAGGGGTGGACATCTTGGGGGATCTAGTTGATTCCGTTACTTTCCCTTGGGCACGGGTAAACAACCACAAGGTAACTTTCTATTTTCGCCCTGCGACAACCGCCGATGAGGAAACGCTGTTGTCGCTGATACCCGAGGATGCCACGGAGTTAAGCGATCTTCCCGCCTCCATTCCTTCGTATCTAGTTTATGTAGAGCCGATATTGGCGGTTGACGGTCAGACGGTAGTGCAGGGTACCGCTATCCGGCTCGGGGAAGAGGTGCCGCTTGTCTACAGCACGACGCATCGCGGCACAAACGGTTCCATGGTTCGTCAGTACTCTGTTATCGCTGGATCCTATCTCAACATCACGATCACTGGTGGAAGCATTTCGCGGCTCAAAGTGGAAAATGTTGAGCAAAAGCTGGCGGAGGCGCGCTCGATCCTAAGCTCAGGAGACTCGGACGGCTTCGCGCTCTTATCCGGCGACAATCTTCTGGGAGACCTTTTCTTTGCCGCCGGCCTAAGTTATTGGGCGCAGTATCTCACTCAGTCCCATCTCGTTAGTGTTGCCGAGCGAGCCCGCCACGGGCTTCCAATGGGATTTGGATCGATAGGCTACGAACCACACGTCCGCACATTTTTCGGTTTTCCGCGCGCAATAGAACGGGGGACCATGTCCGTAAACGTTTACCTGGCTTGGATCATTCAACATGCCGATGGCGATAACTCCAAGAGATTGAGTCTTGGGTTACAGACGGGGCTATTGTCGTCAGCCCTCGAGCATGTAGTTCCGGAGACGGCGCTTTCGACGCCGGAGCGAGTGGTGCAAGGAATATCAGCTGCCAAGGCGTTAGCCATAGCGCAGGCCCAAGGGCAGCGTATCTATTACCTCACCCCGCAAAACCAGGCTTCCACGCTGCCGAATCTCGCACTGGATGCGTACTCGATGAGCGACATTCAATCAGCATTGGCGGCCGGGAAAGAAGTGCTTGCGCACACCAATCAGATTTCGATTAACGGATGGGGGGGAGCCGGATATGTTCTCTTTGACCCCGTCAGCGGCGGAGGTACCTACAGGATCACTGGTGGGCTGAATGGCGGCGATTTGCCATGGGGCGACTGGGCATGGGACCTGGCCGGCGCCTCAATGGATATTTACAAGCTGTTTGAAAGGCTACGAAGGACACCGCCCAGGCTTGAGTTGACGGCTGCCGTGATACAAGCAACGGACAAACTGATCGACGGCCTTGTTAAAGGAACGGTTCGCGTTGCAAAAGTTCAGGCAATTGAACATGGAAACCTGACGAGATCATGTCTCACTGAGACCCAGGCAGCGTCGCTCAAAAGCGCTCTATCAGCGATCCATAGTTTGTCTTGGGTCAATCGCATCCCCGGTATATCTGCGCCCGGTGCGGGCTACGCAACGAGGCTGGGCCAGTATATCGCGTACATGTATGTGCTTTTCACAATGATTCATTTCATGAACTTGAACGATGCGCTGGAAGAGTGCCCACAAACGCCGTAG